Genomic segment of Tiliqua scincoides isolate rTilSci1 chromosome 1, rTilSci1.hap2, whole genome shotgun sequence:
AATTACAAAAGAGCAAGCAAACAGTTTAAAGCAGTGTGGTGCTCAAATTTACAGCGATCGTAGCATTCTTCTTTTGCGGTGGTCTTTTTCCTAGCTCTCCCAGGTGCCGTCATCTTGAATCACGCGagacaagatggcagtgcccaggacagCCAGAAAGAGGAGActaccagggacatcccacagtgcctCTGTGACTTTGCTACAATGCCCTCAGATGCCACAGCACACAGTCTGGGAACAACTGTTTAAAGACTAACCTATAGTTTTCCTATTTGGGTACTTTTTCAAAAACAAGTTTGTATTTTGCcacaaaatcttaaaaaaaaattgtatttgatATCTATTCCTGGAATGCCATAATACTTAATTGCCAACAATGCAATTTCCTCAATAGTCATTGAGAAAATGATTTCTTTACATTGGCAAGCAGTAAATATTCTTATTCTAGACTAAAAAGCTAAACTTAAACATTATGATGAATAATACATCAAGACCATATTAAAATAGGTTTTTCAAAGTAGGTTCTAAAGACATACTAGCTGATTTGTTAGTTAATTTTTTGTACATAAATACCTTGTACTCCTTTTCACTAACAAACAGGTTCAGTTCTGTTCTTCCATATTTAAAGATAGAATTTCTTTCATATAAGGCATATATAAGCTTCCAAAGTagatttctttcccttttttgtgGAACAATTCCAATCACTTTTAAAGGAACATctgttttataaaaataaatcaagATGTATGAAAATTACAGTGTGTTCAACAACCCTAGCACTGAAAATAAACAAAGATACCAAAACAAACTATTAAATAGCAGAATCGTTATCTTTTCCAAAATATCCTTCACTTTGATACAACCACAAGAAATAAAGTCTTCTTTGTGGCACAGTTACATTTCAGCCATCGTGGCTCCCAAGATAtgtatggaacttactcctgtaACAGGCATATTAATCTCAATTTCTGactttttctttaagaaaaaaaaccatTAAACATTCCCCAAAAGACATCTGAAGAAACATTAAGATGCCTTAACTAGTGATTCTTAACACTGCATTTCACTTTTCACTAATTTATTGTTCCCATTAGTCAGGAACATATGACCATTCATCCAAACATAACCCACCTTGAATTTCCTAAATTGAGAAAGGCTAAACATAAAtgtacaaataattaaaataaatacggGCCTGGCTTATCAAACAATTTACAAATACAAGCAATTTACCTGCTGCCCAAGGAACAGCCAAGATGTCCAGATTCTGAAAAAGTCTTTCAGAATACATAACAGGTGGCTTCATGAGTCCAAAACCCATAGGGTCCAATCGGAAGAAATCACAATGCACCACTTCCAGCTGGCCATCTAATTTCTGCTTTAGAGactaaaaacaaagaaagaattaCAACATGAGATTGAATatttgaagctgccttacaccaaatcaggccattggtccactgagctcaggggtgcccaaaccctggcccggggggccATTCGCACCCTTTGGGAACCCACAATTCAGCCTGTAGGAagacctcagtctccaatgagcctctggccctctggaggctagCTTGagctggtccaacgcaactgttctcagtgtgacggcgactgttcaacctcttgcaggCCGAagggtccctccactgcttgctgtttcatgtctgtgatgcagcagcagtgaaggaaaggctagccttgctttgtacaaggactttatagaccttgagctattgcaaaaccttcactcattcatataagttccatctctactatattaatttgtgtaaatttattcaaattttaaaatgtaacttgattttttttccctggccccttacacagtgtcagagagatgatgtggccctcttgccaaaaagtttgaacacctcTGATCTAGCTCATCAGTTTCAACTCAGACAGATAACAGTTCTCCACAGTAACAGGCGGCTGTTTTCTCACTTCTGCTATCCCAAATCCTTTTAACTAGAGATGCTGGAATTTATCCTGGGACCTCATCTTCTTGCTTAACTATCTTTGTgcaattaaattaaaaaacaaaacatacttACCTCTAGGTGTGGAAGGAAAGCACTATTACTTTCGAGAGCTATCACATGAGCCCCAGAATTAAGTAGTGTTCGGGTCAAGACTCCAGGACCTAAAAAAATAACTAGAGTTTAATACCTCATCCTGAAATTGCCTTTCCAACAGTAGTTCTAGACCCTTTTCCtgtaaaggagaaggggatgaccAAGAGTAAACATAATCTAGTTTATTAAAAGGACAATGTAAAAATGCAAAATTCATATAGCTAAATTACTAGACTAAATAGCTTTGTAAGTAGTATTATATGATATCTCAGTACAAGCATTAAGGTGTAAACACACTGCAGGCAATACAGTGAAGCAGCAGAAAACTCAGACTTCACTTTCCTGGCTTTCTTCATAGCTTTCTGAAAATCTCTATTATGGTTCAGTCCTGAAGACACATTTTGCTTTGGGAATGAGTGTTCTAGCAACATaacatgctttccagctgtcacaaaaggcaacacgCTGGGACATGCACATTGGTTGCTGCTGTAGCTGGCTCCGCATGGCAGCAAATACCGGACACCTGCAGTCCCAGGTAGAATTGtgcaggtggcaggagggaggtggggaggggtggaaagggtCAGGAGGTGAGTGGAACGGAGAGGCAATGGGGCGGAGATGAGAGCAGACTGGGAAAGGGGTGGACATGGTGGCAGCACCCAACAAACCCTAACTCTTTTCCTGGATCTGATCTGCCTtctgatatcactggcacaggtccgagttgacccagaAAGCTATCAGGGGTTTTCCTTAGgggaagagaataaatgttccctttccccaaggagtccaaaacttccctgtgggatgcaacagatgtcacattggcactgctgcttggggaattcagtaggattgggctgtttacaTACTGACCTGAGAGTAAGTACCATGGAAAACCACTTTCTGGTAAGCATGTGGTAAAATCGTATCTAATGCTAAACATTTACAGAATTTTCGCACATGATATCAACAGTAGccaaaaatgaattttaaaacagACTGCAGGGTGTTTACATGCAGCATAATACAACTCTGTTGACCAACTTACAGACAGCTCTGTGGTTCCCCTTAAATAAATTCAGTTCTAATTCTGAAGGCTCCTTCAGATCAGTTACTTCAAAGCAAGGAACCTTAATTGATTTGAAATTTCAATACAGgccatgccttgttatccattcAGGTTCAGTggcttaaaaaaatcagtggctaccaaatcagtggaaaaatagctttaaagacacacttccaggtttcttgctcctccattgtcatcccagaatacattggtatatagaccagtgtttctcaaacggtgggtgggtccccgttcatgtcaatattttatttttaatatgtcagaCTTGGTGgtatgtatgtgactgcatttggggaaacgttatggacctgtacttttaacaagctactatgcatatgcttttaacaattatagtcagtggaacttactcctgggtaagtgtgggtaggattgcagcctagaatggttaaaaattttcctgcttgatgatgtcacttctggtgtgtcctgacagattctcattctaaaaagtgggtcccagggctcaATGTATGAGAACCATTGTTATAAATTCTATACTGCATTCAATCACTAAAAGGGGTGAATAACAGAATCTAatgcagggctgtcaaactcatttcatacagcaggtcgaatatcattcatgatgcctgctgagggccgaagtGATGACGTCATTTGGcaggacgtgatgtcattaaacaggtcaggaacagaaataagcacttcgttcttgtgtaggaactcatgaGGCATCCGTGTTGCCCCTCCTgcagggaatggctctgaagagaggggccgctcgccccctccctgccaggctgagcgctccgccccctccagctacgccaccgtggCTGTGGCCACCCCCACTCcgccccccctttgggaaggggccccaaagaaacttggtacccctGATAAGCCTCCTCCCAGAGGCCCGGGGGGCGGTCCAGCGACTGGTGCTGAAGCCCCACTgacggaggaggagggggcagtgCGGGTCTCCCCCGCTCCGGCCCTCACTCACCCGGCTCACACTCCAGCACGAGGGCCCCGGAGTCGCGGCCGCTGCCCAGCCTGCAGGCGACGGCCCGCGCTAGCTCGGGGCAGGCGATGAACCTCCTGAGCGGGGCCGGCGCCTGCGCGTTCTCCGCCACCAGCCGCGCTGCCTCGGCCGCCTCCGGGATGCGCAGAGGGAAGGGAGGCTGCGCCGGGCAAGAGCGCCGCTCGCTCCGGCCCGCCAGGCCCCGGGCTCGGAGCCGCAGACCGCACGCCCAGCTCAGGGCCGCCGACGTCAAGGGCCGGCCGGGGGAGCCCAGCGAAACAGCCGCCACCGGGCCCAGCATCCCTCCACGCGCCCCCCCCGCACGTGGGTGACCTTGCGAGCGGACAGGCAGCGCGCGCACACGCCCGGACGCCGTTCTCAGGGCACTCCTGCGGCACTTCCGCTCGGCAAAGGCCAGGCTTGTTGCTAGGGCGCTCTGGCCCATCCCTCTCCGTGACCGGCGAGTCCTCTCTAGGGATCGGCGCTCTGTGGTGCTCACTCTCCGCCGCCTGCGTTGGTGCCGCTCGCTGTGCGCCGGCTGGACCTTCAACACAGCAACTGGCTGTGCGCACGGCTGAGGTGGCCGTGCAGTGAGGTGAGAGGAGGACAGGCGGCCACCAGGGGAGCCTCCTTGGGGCGGTGCGGGGCAGCTGCTTGTGGCCCCCGAAGCCTTCTCGTGAAGGAGGGGCCAAGCCGGGCTCCAGGGCGAGGGGCGAGATccgggcgggcaggtggggagggactGCGTGGCAAGAGGCTCCCCCTTGAGCGTTCCGGGGAGATGCCCGGTATAGTGGGAAGGCAAGGAGCAGCGCCCCATAGGGTAGGGGGTAGCCAGGTGTCACCGGGGCAGGTGAGGGGCTGGTAGCCATAGGATTGGGCGTAGCCAGGTGTCACTGGGGCAGGTGAGAGGCTGGTAGGGTGGGGGGATAGCCAGGGATAGGGGGCAGCTAGGTGTCACCAGGGCAGGTGAGAGGCTGGTAGCCATAGGGTAGGGGGTAGCCAGGTGTCACTGGGGCAGGTGAGAGACTGGGCACTGCCTCATCTCCCCCTCACCCTTGCTGTGTAAATAACCTCTGTGGGTCAGGCCAGTCACTGTACCTGTTCCTCCTGTGGTGGTGCGTCAGTGTGACATTCCTGCTTTGACTAAACAGGAGGGTTCCTCACTCTGTTTACAGTATCTTTACCTCACTTGTTTTCCTCCTCATGGAGTCTCAAAGTGACTCTGAGTGCCatgcaaataaaaacacaaagttCTCAACAAGCAGCTGGCACGGTGCAGATTGAAACACTTGAGCCTTCGCCTTCTTTCAGAAGCAGTTAAAGGTGGCAGTCAGTGGGGCTATTGGGTTTTTAATAAGATCACTGAATGTTAGGCTAAGacgtggttcccaatgtttttatTACTtacgtaccccttggcagcccatttccataaaccgTACCCCTCATGTTAGCAAAATTAATGTAGTTGTAATTAATGTAGTTGCAGTTATTTCAAATTCATGTGTTTTCAGCACTGATCTGTTAATACATGAATTGGTGACCAGAAGCTAGCAGTTGATGGGGCTTTCAGGGCGAGCTAGCTCCCTTCCTTCTTGCCTTGCCAACTCCACAACGCATTCAGATACAGACCTGcccttttccaccattattcaattctttttcaagtacccctaaaggtcctggcaagtaccacTGGGAGTAATTGTacgccaggttgggaaccactgggttaagagTTGCCCAGTgccacacagggcccaatcctatccaactttctaactccagtgctgctgcaatgctgcagcattgcagcctcaagataaggaagcaaacatttccttatgtcaaggaggcctccatgactggccccccaCTGTGGAATGCAGCGCACATTGTTGAAACAactacatcagcgctggaaagttggataggattgggcccagtcaCCTTCAGGACCAAGCGAGCATTTTGAATCCAAATCCTGTGCTAGCCTcaacagtttctctctctctgtctcactggTGCTTAAGCTGACACATGCACAATTATCACTTGGTATCTATGGGCAAGTTTCATGCTTTTCATGTAGGTGATGTTTGAAACTACAAAAAAACTAATCACTTGGAGAACAGAGCACTTCTTTTTCCTTCATGATATTGAACATTTGTTTCAGGGCCTGGTAGTACCAaatttccctggggcatttggtgggccgctgtgagatacaggaacttggactagataggcctatgacctgatccagtggggctgttcttacttgTGTACAGGGGTCCACAGCTGATGTCTTTGCTTACTATCCAGCCATTATTTGTGACTGCCCTTACCATCCTCCTCTCATGTCCTCtagcatgtttgcagggcttgaAAGAGAGGCAGGGTCTTCTCTTGTTTCTTACCATTCATCATATCCAAGCTCAAACAATAAGAGCACCTCCCATTGCTCAGAAGAGACTCCTGTTGCTTCTTACCTTCTCAGAAATGCCAGTGGAAGCAAGAACTTTGGGGGAGGGATCTCTTTGGTTCTGGGTATTGGGCTCACCCCAATTTAAGTTAACCTGAGTTAATTTGTGGGTGCCTATTTGTATTGACGTTTGGTTCTGGTGATAGTTCCAGATGAACCAGAGCAGTTTGGGAGTATGGGTTTATATAAAACTAGGAAGGTCAGTGAGGAGTGGCGATAAAGTGTCAGCACATTTCTGAACGTTGTATCAATCTGTACGGTTGCCTGAAAACTTCCCAAATTGTTGCACTCTATCACTCTGTGGCATCATGGTTGGAAGAATTGGCTCAGGATTTTCTTttccagttttcttttttaataaggAGAAGGATCAAAAATAGGGTCAAGCAGAGATAACTGGTGAAAGAAAATGTCATATGAAAAATAATCAGTGTACTATATTGGTATGTCTTGACTGTAGTGGGGGGTTTGTAGGTGGTATTTGAAATGGGCACCCATTCTTGTATATATTGGACCTGTTGATTTGAATTAAGGAGTTTCTCTTAAAGCTATCTGGGCAATCAAAGTTAGAATTATGAGTAAGAAGGATCTTGGTGGCTGATGTCTTGTTCcttttatattttttgtttttgcatataAAGCTTTGTTTTTCTATAACGTATTGTTTACTGTATATTTACTGAATAGCCATATAAAGAATATAAAAGAGTTTTAAATGCAGGATATTGGTAATTAAAGCAGTGCCAACCAGTTGCTCAACTTCCTGAATATCATAGTCAGAACGTGTTCTTGTCTTACGTAGGAAGTCTGGTTAAGTTCATCAAAGGAACCTGAACAGCTATCCAGATCATATTTGAAGCTTAGTAAGTATTGGCTGAATTATTTCTGCTCTTCTAGCTTTGTGTTTCTTGAAAAGCAGCACTCCTCCCTGCCACAtggcaaaacatttttgaaactgAGGAGGCATTCTAAAGCAGTTTGATCATACTGCTGGGTATGCCTTGGCTCCCAGCCATGTGATCTGTTTTCTCAAGCATAGACAAACTTGCATGCAGGTCATATTTGGAATATGCATTACTTAAATAGCTGTACTGATCAGAAACACTTGATTTGGGAGCTTGTGTTTTGGCAAAACTGAGTTTAGATTAAGATTGTCCTGTATAGCAAGATAATCTGTTCTCCTGAAATGAATGCATGAATACATTTCAGGTTTTGGCAGTCCTAAATGGCCTGTGTatgtatttttctctgtaaaccgctttgtgaactttttgttgaaaagcggtttataagtactgttaatagtaataataatcatGTATATTGTGCCCATGAGCTTCCCAAGACTTATTTAGTAAAAAAAATCATAGAAATAAACAGGGCTCTCATTTTAGCTAGTCAGATTTCTAGCCTGTTCTTTCTAGACAATTcctgtgtgttggcttgtgttgCAGGATGTATGgatgtctatttatttatttttcaggatgAGCAGATATTGCATGTATTGATTCTTCTGTGCCTAAGAGAGTTCATCTCCTTGCCTCTGCAATATGATTGAGAAATGACTTAAATTCTGAGAAAATGGTAAGTCCTCCCCTCGAATTTAGAAAAGTAAGACTCAAAAGCAGGCAGCGGTaaacattaaacttgtgttttaaatatttttaaattgcatACTTACAGTGTACGTATGTCTACTTGTAAAGCCTATTGAGTTCAATAAGATTAACTCATAGCTAAGTGTATATAGTACTGCTACCTTATCATATATTTATGAACCCATTTTAATTTCACATGAGAAACGAAAGTAATTTCTGTGAACATTATTCTTGTTTGCTGATTTATGTAATTTTGGGAAAGGGGAAGTAGTTTACCCCTACTTCTTAAGTAGTGACTGAAATTAGAGAGAGCATTTCAAAACTGTATTTCATTTCTGAGAAATTATTTTCTATAAATCAGGATCGTTCAGTGAAGCCAGTATTATGCTTGTAAAGCTGGAAAATATTAATATTGTTAATACGTGGGAGCCTGCTGGGAGCTTTGCTCCCTGAGCCAGCTCCCTCACCTAACCATGGAACATCTGGACTCTAAGCAACTTCTCCAGTGATTTTTTTGTACTCCTTAGAGATCAATTACACATCCAGCCTTgatatacatggatttttttatacacggatttgagtCAACACgagtggcccctgcaaatgagaaggaatgtgctgatccctggagaaggggaaaaatgcacgcctttaaaatcacagtttaaaaaactgctttttactgttgcagagagacagtcatacaagtgattacaggtataacctaagcatccacagattttttgtCTCAAAGCTGacgagaagggccctttaaagtaaaggaaaacagtcatttaataatggcaaccggctgacaatccatcaatcattccctctgcaggcttcactcctcccttccccctgagcaggtgaaagaaggctaaatggcagcgattatcaccttctccattcttttccccttactggggctcctggtgaagagagggattgctgcctcctagtgaagcctaagcacctggaaagacactgattgcctctgtgtgcatcacAAAAGTggtcaaggctgtttttaaatcaccagaacaaagagaccttgttttttaaattgatttgctatagtatgttttttgccatccagagttcttggaatggaaccctcaggaataatgagtctcaacctgtattgccaTTTTCTACTCTTACATAAATTTTCTCTTCTTGCCAATGATGTAGCTGTACCTTGAAGCACTCCCTGTGTGAAATAATGGATTCTGTATCTTGTTCCCATCTTCCTCTCAGACCTCACTAGATCTTTGTTTGACCCATACCTTGCTAACCTACTCTCCTCTCTCAAGCCTACTCAGGCTGCATTCTTGAAACTGACTTCAGCTTGGCTTCTTGATTAGAAATTCATAATTTAATCACTTGTCCATGTGTTTGTTGCTTCGAAAGATTCATCCAGAATGCACAGGGTCACTCTGACCtgccccaaccccccccccccaaaaaaaaaaaacatgatagAACCAAAGCCATGAAATCTACATTTTGGAAGAATAGTTGGcctgatttttcttttcaaaacgcTGACATGCTTTGTACTTGATATTATTGTGTTGTGGTGCATCATGGAGAGTTTTTAGAGCTACAATAATTAAAACACCCAACTTTGATTTTAATTAATGCCTCACCGGAAGAAAATAATCCAGAGGTTTAGCTCCAGCTGGAACATTCCCAATTCAATTTCCGTAAATGCTGCCAGTATTATTATGCTCATGACAGATTGTTTATCAGTAATACATATCTGTACTTTAAAGCAGGTTGAAGAACTGAGAGTTCAATCTAGATGCACCCTTGAGCTGACCCagtggtgttgcaaaagtgccataaagcacttttgcaccatctCAGGAGTTGGGAGTCTGGCGCACTgatgtgcgctggcctctggaggtcGAATGTTGTACTGGCAGACCGGTGAGTTCGTGTTAGCCGACTTAGGCCGGCACGGGGGTCAGGGGAGGatgaagggagggtggaacaggagcattcggggcagggggagggcaggtgggccagTGAGAGGACCAAGCCTGggaggggtggagccaggatctggaaccgaggccagatcctaatcccactCCTAGGCAGTGCAGTCTTACACCAGGccgctcagatctgcaccacctcattaGGTgccgcagatccaagtagcccagtgGGGTAGCTGccatgtgacacagggtaaggggaatgcattttTCTTACTCTGAGTTTTACTGCAAaccagcccagccctgctctggatgcagcacatgccagctgaactgcctgctccagggcatgttaggattgggctgtgagtttagTTGGGTGTCACACTGGCTTAATCTAAAAACTGAAGTCTTGGTCTCAGTTGCATATTAAatgtttttaatatctttttttaatGAGTCTAAGTGCAAATAATAGGCTGCAGAATTGCTGTCAAAATCTTCAAACTTCTTTAACTAAACTGAATACATATGTGGTTTTCTGGTTTGTTCATTACCCAGCCTTACTGCTGAAATGCCTAAGTGTTTGGATTCAAAGTACCTTGTATGAGTGAAAAGGCCACTTTCATGGGATGTACTCCCAGCTTTCTTCTATTTCTCTGTCCTTCAGCAACCCCCTATACCCTATTCCACACTATTTTGGAGAGTCCTTCAACACTTAAGCTGATTTTCTGGGTGTGCAGTGGGGAGAAAGGGCCAGGAAAATCATCCTGCTTGAACAGAGTTTTGTTCTTTGGTTCCTTAAAAGTGTGAATATCTTAAATATTTTTTCACACTTAGCTTGAATGGTAAATTAAGAGGCTATTCTCTAGAAATGCTGGAGCAGGAATAAGTAACCTTACAGAAAATTACATCTGCATGTCACGAAGAAAGTAGGTAGAGCTGTTATTTCCTATGGTAGTAATACTGCTGGGGTGTGTCTGTCCAAGATAATGACAAAATTGTAGGCATTTATATATGTTAGGTAATTGAAATTGTGTTTCTTGAATATATCACATGATAAAAGTTGttttgaaaatgaatgaaatttcaaAGGCAGTTTGTGATACAGCATGGGAATCTGCCATTCAAATGAAATAAGTTAAAAATACCAGTTGAAGTTTAGATCTAAGTGTATAAAGCTAAATAACATTCTGATCAAGGAGAACATTAGTCAAAAatagtaagagcccaatcctgttgagctGGTACACCACAGAAACATGCATTATGGTAGTGtggtgtgctttatggcagttgcaaaatgtGATCTGCCATTCTACATAGCTGGGCTgccacaagtggcaagcagccatgCTCATGCACCAGTGGACTCTGGAGAAGCCCCAGTTCTGATAAGTTGGTGCAAGTGATGAACAGTGGGTGGGAgaaatggggagggagaagaatagGGCaaagactggggcagggagggaggtgtcgAGTCTAGGGAGGGGGCAGCATCCATGGGAGCAGCTCCTCCAATATCCTATCATCCTTTCTGACCTGGATGCACTGACCTGGATCCACTCGGACTTGTGCAAgtaaaatagctagtgcaggtccaagtagacctaacCAAGCAGCAAAAgtttacccccaggcaagggaacaaatattcccttacctcaaggaggccttcacaGCTTAAAACTCCCTCATGGGATATAGTGTGTGCTgtattgacatggctgcatttgtGCTGGGGAGTTACACTTAATTTGGTCGCCTGGCTCTAAAGTTattcaaggaaaaaaaagcattAGCAGTTGTGCACTGCAGGATTTTATTACATTTACCTAATTTTTGCAGCACCTAGAACAAAACCTACTACCAATCGTGATTTTTATATTATAATTTTAGTATTTTGATTACCATGAGAggcatttttaaagaaattcGCACAGGAAAATATTGTAGTAAACAGTAAATACAGGGTATCTCAATGTGTACACACTTCATAGTATCAAACTTTTTATGTTGtaattcagtcattttcaaccactgtgctgtggcacactggtgtgctctgaatggtctgcaggtgtgccatgggagtttgggggagggtcatttattagtaggttcattggggaatgtgaacagcatggtgtgccttgtcaattaccaaaatctgatgttgtgccttggctattttagtaccttgtcagtgtgtcgtgggataagaaaggttgaaaatcactactatAATTCATACATATGCTAGAATACAGTAGTCCATGCATATGCTGCATAcagtgtacacagaagcagttgcttgactgagggcacaatccaaaaaaggaaatgggccagtgcaggtaaagcactttcgtgccaccagaagaggaaggaggctggcacaagccccaCTTGGCTGGCATAAGTGGTaagcctgcactggctgagctagGCCGGCATGGGGATTTGGGGAGGCGTGggtgtcttgcaatcctgcccactacaccaatttgtcccatccaaattaTATTCGGTCTcccaatgcccgctttttggctaattaacaccctctttttatctctagaaagaacagctgtggtgtacaaaggaatgaacacagaactccttatctatagcaattaacaagaatttattgctacaaacacatacacttattccctgcaagtcctcttgtcccaaggctttccctccccaaaactcagtgggtaaaggtccaaaacctccagtccaagtccatagTCTCCAGAACACAGtgcagtcttcccagtccagtcttctgtagcagagtccctcctttgtgtcctctccagcagagtgtcccctccagcagagtcctggcagttcc
This window contains:
- the TFB2M gene encoding dimethyladenosine transferase 2, mitochondrial, which codes for MLGPVAAVSLGSPGRPLTSAALSWACGLRLRARGLAGRSERRSCPAQPPFPLRIPEAAEAARLVAENAQAPAPLRRFIACPELARAVACRLGSGRDSGALVLECEPGPGVLTRTLLNSGAHVIALESNSAFLPHLESLKQKLDGQLEVVHCDFFRLDPMGFGLMKPPVMYSERLFQNLDILAVPWAADVPLKVIGIVPQKRERNLLWKLIYALYERNSIFKYGRTELNLFVSEKEYKTLVAKPGDTRIYQALSVLWQTACDIQLLHMEPWSSFLTNSKNGRLSIPKSVLLQNDHLCLVRMTPRKNLFTNSLTTTNSSIFIVMVKQSLAKCKTKLIDKLNLWSSESGKKLLRQLEIPENITTGSLYPEQYKCLFEAMEQSNEFDQSWLYDDALEDSRGINF